The Streptomyces sp. NBC_01439 genome contains the following window.
TACTCCAGGTCGTTGCGCACCTGGTACCCGTGGGCCCGCCCGTGCTGGCGGACCGCACCGAGGACAAGAAGCCGGATCGCTGACATGGGGCCAGGCTAAGCCCCTGCCCCGCTAGCCCATCGCCTAGCCCATCGCCTTGGTGCCGTCGAGGGACTCGCGGACGATGTCCGCGTGGCCCGCGTGCCGGGCGAACTCCTCCACCAGGTGCAGGAGCATCCAGCGCATCGAGACCTTGGCGTCCTTGGGGAACCAGGGCGCCGGCGGGAGGGGGAAGGTCGCGTCCAGGCTCGGGAGGGCGGCGACGAAGGCCGCCGTCTGCTCCGCGACCTCGTCCCAGAAGGCGAGGACCGAGGGGATGGACTCGCCGTCGACCAGGCGGAAGGCCTCGCCCCAGGTCTCCTGGGTGCGCGCCTTCTCGTTCGGCGCCTGCTGGGCGAGGCGCAGCCAGTTCAGCTCGACCTCGGCCACGTGCTTGAGCAGACCGGACAGGGTGAGCTCGCTGGCGCTGGGGCGGCTCGCGGCCTGCTCCTCGCTGAGCCCGAGGACCGATTCGCGGATCGCCGTGCGCTGGGCCTCGACGAAGGCGAGGAGGGTGCCGCGCTCGTCGCCGGGGACTTCGGGGGAAATCTGAGCCATGACCGACCGCCTTGTGCGTGAGGTGTCCTGAGGTGTCGCGCCGGGGGGCTCCTCCCCCCGACACGACACACGCTACGGAGCTTTGAGGTCAGATCCTGTCCTCATTGGCCGCTCAGTTGCCTTCGATCTCCCCGTCGGGGCGGATCGCCGGCAGGGCGGTGGCGGGCTGCGGGAGCAGGGCCTTGGAGAGGTCCTGCTTGCCCGTCGGGTCGAGCCCGTACATCGCCTCGTAGATGTTGCGGACCGCCGGACCCGAGGCACCCGAGCCGGTACCGCCCTGGGAGATCGTCATCACGATCGCGTAGTCCTCGGTGTACGAGGCGAACCACGAGGTCGTCTGCTTGCCCTGGACCTCGGCCGTACCCGTCTTGGCGTGCATCGGGATCTGCTTCTGCGGCCAGCCGCCGA
Protein-coding sequences here:
- a CDS encoding DinB family protein, with protein sequence MAQISPEVPGDERGTLLAFVEAQRTAIRESVLGLSEEQAASRPSASELTLSGLLKHVAEVELNWLRLAQQAPNEKARTQETWGEAFRLVDGESIPSVLAFWDEVAEQTAAFVAALPSLDATFPLPPAPWFPKDAKVSMRWMLLHLVEEFARHAGHADIVRESLDGTKAMG